A single genomic interval of Chitinophaga sp. 180180018-3 harbors:
- a CDS encoding phosphoribosyltransferase family protein, giving the protein MESRNIILTQDIIQKKLERIAYEIYELNSDGTDIILAGIWDRGVIIAHKIAAILGQISPLKTHIIELRLDKQHPGEVKVSEAIDFTDKVVVVVDDVANSGRTMLYALKPLLEYLPKKIQTAVLVDRRHKSFPLSVDFVGYSLATTMQDMVLVEMNGEEIVSAYFE; this is encoded by the coding sequence ATGGAAAGCAGGAATATCATTCTCACACAGGATATCATTCAAAAGAAACTCGAGCGCATCGCTTATGAGATATACGAACTTAACAGCGACGGTACCGATATTATACTGGCTGGTATATGGGACCGCGGTGTGATCATTGCTCATAAAATAGCGGCTATCCTGGGGCAGATTTCTCCGCTTAAAACACATATCATAGAATTGCGGCTGGATAAGCAGCATCCGGGAGAAGTGAAAGTTTCTGAGGCGATCGACTTTACAGACAAAGTGGTAGTAGTAGTGGATGATGTGGCTAACTCAGGTCGTACGATGTTATATGCCCTGAAGCCCCTGTTGGAATACCTGCCTAAGAAAATACAAACGGCCGTGCTGGTAGACCGCAGGCATAAATCTTTCCCGCTTTCTGTTGATTTTGTTGGATATTCACTGGCCACCACCATGCAGGACATGGTACTGGTAGAAATGAACGGAGAAGAAATTGTATCGGCTTATTTCGAATAA
- a CDS encoding DUF2279 domain-containing protein, with protein MKKPLLIFLILLLTMNSRAQKKVPFFSIPDTTVKSHVWLLSGTTVALYGASLAALNVAWYKGYPRSGFHFFNDMGEWNQMDKAGHIFSAYFIGKYSREMWRWSGLPRKQQIWIGGLSGLGYQSVIEILDGFSAEWGFSWGDMAANAIGSGMLISQELAWNEQRIQMKFSAHPERYSDPVLHDKAKQLFGDPYWERTLKDYNGQTYWLSVNLWSFRKDSHLPKWLNVAIGYGAQGMLGGTDNTWTDAHGIERDYSHIPRLRRFYISPDVDFTKIPTRKKGVKVLLQVLNMVKFPAPALEINSAGTAKLHALWF; from the coding sequence ATGAAAAAACCACTGCTTATCTTCCTGATATTGCTGTTAACCATGAACAGCAGGGCACAAAAAAAAGTGCCGTTCTTCTCTATACCCGATACTACTGTCAAATCCCATGTATGGCTGCTGAGCGGCACCACCGTTGCACTCTATGGCGCCAGTCTTGCTGCGCTTAATGTTGCCTGGTATAAAGGCTATCCCCGCTCCGGCTTTCATTTCTTCAACGATATGGGCGAATGGAACCAGATGGATAAAGCCGGACACATATTCAGCGCTTACTTTATAGGAAAATACAGCCGCGAAATGTGGCGCTGGTCGGGCTTGCCGAGAAAGCAACAGATCTGGATCGGAGGGCTGAGCGGCCTTGGGTATCAATCAGTCATTGAAATACTGGACGGATTCTCCGCTGAATGGGGCTTTTCCTGGGGCGACATGGCCGCCAACGCCATCGGTTCCGGTATGCTGATCAGCCAGGAACTTGCCTGGAACGAACAAAGGATACAAATGAAATTTTCCGCACATCCCGAACGATACAGCGATCCTGTGTTGCACGACAAAGCCAAACAGCTGTTCGGAGATCCCTATTGGGAACGGACGCTGAAAGACTACAACGGACAAACCTATTGGCTGTCTGTAAACCTGTGGTCGTTCCGGAAAGACAGTCACTTACCCAAATGGCTGAACGTAGCAATAGGATACGGCGCACAGGGAATGCTGGGTGGCACGGACAATACCTGGACAGACGCCCACGGTATAGAGAGGGACTATAGTCATATTCCCCGGTTGCGGCGCTTCTATATTTCTCCGGATGTGGATTTTACGAAGATCCCCACCCGGAAAAAAGGTGTGAAAGTATTATTGCAGGTATTGAATATGGTGAAATTTCCTGCTCCGGCGCTGGAGATCAATTCGGCCGGCACAGCGAAGTTACATGCACTCTGGTTTTAA
- a CDS encoding LptE family protein, giving the protein MIRNIRLFISISFLAMLAGCSVKYSTTGASIDQEAKTVNVRFIENRAPINNPTLSQKLTQKLRDKITSQTRLTQVNETEPRADYEFKATITGYSFSNAAVTDVDKAATSRLNVTVNVTFIKRIGDKKGFTQSFTRSGEFSASQLPSSVENGLLDDKIIPGIIDDIFNRAFANW; this is encoded by the coding sequence ATGATCCGTAATATCAGATTATTCATATCTATATCGTTTCTGGCCATGCTGGCCGGCTGTAGTGTTAAATACTCTACCACAGGCGCCAGTATCGATCAGGAGGCTAAAACTGTAAATGTTCGATTTATAGAAAACCGCGCGCCCATCAATAACCCAACCCTGAGCCAGAAACTGACTCAGAAGTTGCGCGATAAAATCACTTCCCAGACCCGTCTGACGCAGGTGAATGAAACAGAACCGAGGGCCGACTATGAGTTCAAGGCCACCATTACCGGCTACTCCTTCTCCAACGCCGCGGTAACCGACGTGGATAAAGCGGCCACTTCCCGTTTGAATGTGACCGTAAATGTAACCTTCATCAAACGTATAGGCGATAAAAAAGGATTCACCCAGTCGTTCACCCGCTCTGGGGAGTTCTCGGCATCGCAGTTGCCCAGCAGTGTGGAAAATGGCCTGCTCGACGACAAGATCATCCCTGGTATCATCGATGATATCTTCAACAGGGCGTTTGCAAACTGGTAA
- a CDS encoding phospho-sugar mutase, giving the protein MDINIQNKVSQWLNGNFDPETIATIRKMQESNSDELTDAFYRNLEFGTGGLRGIMGVGTNRMNKYTIGMATQGFANYLKKSFSGEIKVAIAHDSRNNARFFAETVANVFAANGIKVFLFESLRPTPELSFTIRHLQCHGGVVLTASHNPREYNGYKAYWNDGAQLVPPHDSNVIHEVESIASPDDVKWTGGEANITIIGEEVDEAYRKELVSLSINPEINKQQHDLKIVYTPIHGTGITQVPQVLERYGFTNVNIVQEQATPDGNFPTVVYPNPEESEAMSLGLKKAKELDADILLGTDPDADRVGIAVKDLKGEWILLNGNQTGVLLFNYIVEARKRKGLAKPNDYIAKTVVTSDLIDVFAAKNNINCYNVLTGFKWIADMIRRKEAQENFICGGEESYGYMIGQNVRDKDAVASVAMICEMAAYARSQGKSLFEELINIYVRYGYYKEHLISITKKGMRGAEEIAEMMRGYRENPPAAINGSPVVTLYDYQLQQIRDIKTGDIKPLDLPKSNVLQFLLADGSKISARPSGTEPKIKFYFSVNAPLASAADFDKVTAQLDQKINGIIQDLKLTN; this is encoded by the coding sequence ATGGATATTAATATTCAAAACAAAGTATCTCAGTGGCTCAATGGTAATTTCGACCCGGAAACCATCGCCACTATCCGGAAAATGCAGGAAAGCAACTCCGATGAGCTCACCGATGCTTTTTATCGTAACCTCGAATTCGGTACCGGAGGCCTGAGAGGTATCATGGGCGTGGGTACCAACCGCATGAATAAATATACCATAGGTATGGCTACCCAGGGCTTTGCCAACTACCTCAAAAAGAGCTTTTCCGGTGAAATCAAAGTAGCCATTGCGCACGACAGCCGCAATAATGCACGCTTTTTCGCCGAAACAGTAGCCAATGTATTTGCGGCCAATGGTATCAAAGTATTTCTCTTTGAAAGCCTCCGTCCAACCCCGGAGTTATCTTTCACCATCCGTCACCTTCAATGCCATGGCGGAGTAGTGCTTACTGCCTCCCATAACCCCCGGGAGTACAACGGTTATAAAGCTTACTGGAACGATGGCGCCCAACTGGTTCCGCCGCACGACAGTAACGTGATCCACGAAGTAGAGAGCATTGCTTCTCCGGATGATGTAAAATGGACCGGAGGCGAGGCCAATATCACTATCATAGGTGAGGAGGTGGATGAGGCTTACAGAAAAGAGCTGGTGAGCCTGTCTATCAACCCTGAGATCAATAAACAGCAACACGACCTTAAAATAGTATACACCCCAATCCACGGTACCGGTATTACCCAGGTGCCCCAGGTACTGGAGCGTTATGGGTTCACCAATGTTAATATTGTACAGGAGCAGGCTACACCGGATGGCAACTTCCCGACCGTGGTATATCCCAACCCGGAAGAATCCGAAGCGATGAGCCTGGGCCTGAAAAAAGCCAAAGAACTGGATGCAGACATCCTGCTCGGAACGGACCCTGACGCTGATCGTGTAGGCATTGCCGTAAAGGATCTGAAAGGCGAATGGATACTCCTCAATGGCAACCAGACCGGCGTACTGCTGTTCAACTATATCGTTGAAGCCCGCAAACGTAAAGGGCTGGCTAAACCCAACGATTATATCGCGAAAACGGTGGTAACATCCGATCTCATCGATGTATTTGCTGCAAAAAACAATATCAATTGCTATAATGTACTGACCGGCTTTAAATGGATTGCCGATATGATCCGTCGCAAAGAAGCACAGGAAAACTTTATCTGTGGCGGTGAAGAGTCGTACGGTTATATGATTGGCCAGAATGTACGCGACAAGGATGCAGTGGCTTCTGTAGCCATGATCTGTGAGATGGCAGCATATGCCCGCAGCCAGGGAAAATCCCTCTTCGAGGAACTGATTAATATTTATGTCCGCTACGGTTATTATAAAGAACATCTGATCTCTATTACCAAAAAAGGTATGAGAGGAGCAGAAGAAATTGCCGAAATGATGCGTGGTTACAGGGAAAACCCGCCGGCTGCCATCAATGGCTCCCCGGTAGTAACCCTGTATGACTATCAACTGCAGCAGATCAGGGATATTAAAACCGGTGATATCAAGCCATTGGATCTTCCCAAATCCAATGTACTGCAGTTTCTGCTCGCCGACGGCAGCAAAATATCCGCCCGTCCGTCAGGAACAGAACCTAAAATCAAATTTTACTTCAGCGTCAATGCTCCACTGGCAAGTGCGGCCGACTTTGATAAAGTAACAGCCCAACTGGATCAGAAAATAAATGGTATTATTCAGGATCTGAAACTGACTAATTAA
- a CDS encoding sigma-54 dependent transcriptional regulator, which produces MDIQAIKNRFGIIGSSPALNYALQVAVQVANTDLTVLINGESGVGKEVFSQIIHALSARKHNPFIAVNCGAIPEGTIDSELFGHEKGSFTGAVDSRKGYFETVNGGTIFLDEIGEMPMGTQARLLRVLETGEYIRVGSSKVQKTDVRVVAATNRDLLERTQQGKFREDLYYRLNTVPIRVPALRDRKEDIPLLFRKFSVDFSEKYKTPAIQLDEEARNILVNYTWRGNIRELKNIAEQISVLATDKLVTANDLKRFLPEQPEVNRLPMLAAPQQQNSDFASERDILYKLFFDMKKDVTEVKKMFFDILQNPNVAHTAEYHPDNHVLHSYPSAPEVATPAAPGLSSTQPIIIADNKIDHHEEVEETLSIADKEKELIVKALKKHKGKRKDAALDLGISERTLYRKLKEYNIAE; this is translated from the coding sequence ATGGACATTCAGGCTATAAAAAACAGGTTTGGCATTATTGGTAGTAGCCCTGCTCTCAACTACGCATTGCAGGTGGCTGTTCAGGTAGCCAATACCGACCTCACCGTACTCATTAATGGTGAAAGTGGTGTTGGTAAAGAAGTTTTTTCACAGATTATTCATGCCCTGAGCGCCAGGAAACATAATCCGTTCATAGCCGTTAACTGCGGCGCCATTCCGGAAGGAACCATCGATTCGGAACTCTTTGGTCATGAAAAAGGCTCCTTTACCGGAGCTGTCGACAGCCGCAAAGGCTATTTCGAAACGGTGAACGGTGGCACTATTTTCCTCGACGAAATCGGGGAAATGCCAATGGGCACCCAGGCCCGCCTGCTCCGTGTACTGGAAACCGGGGAATATATCAGGGTGGGTTCTTCCAAAGTACAAAAAACCGATGTACGCGTGGTAGCCGCTACCAACAGGGATCTGCTGGAACGCACCCAACAGGGAAAATTCCGTGAAGATCTTTACTACAGGCTCAATACGGTACCTATCCGCGTACCTGCGCTGCGCGACCGCAAGGAAGATATTCCGCTGCTGTTCAGAAAGTTTTCGGTCGACTTCTCCGAAAAATATAAAACACCTGCCATACAATTGGATGAAGAAGCGCGTAATATACTCGTCAACTATACCTGGAGGGGAAATATCCGCGAACTGAAAAATATTGCAGAGCAGATTTCCGTTCTTGCTACGGATAAACTGGTTACCGCTAACGATCTGAAGCGCTTCCTGCCGGAACAGCCGGAAGTAAACCGCCTGCCAATGCTGGCAGCGCCTCAGCAGCAGAACAGCGATTTCGCCAGCGAAAGAGATATCCTGTACAAGCTTTTCTTCGACATGAAGAAAGATGTGACTGAGGTGAAGAAAATGTTTTTCGATATCCTGCAGAATCCCAATGTTGCGCATACTGCAGAATACCATCCGGATAATCATGTATTGCACAGTTACCCTTCTGCTCCGGAAGTAGCTACACCAGCGGCTCCTGGCCTTAGCAGCACGCAGCCGATTATCATCGCCGATAATAAAATAGATCATCATGAAGAGGTGGAAGAAACCTTATCTATTGCCGACAAGGAGAAAGAACTCATTGTGAAAGCACTGAAAAAGCACAAGGGTAAACGTAAAGACGCCGCACTTGATCTGGGGATTTCCGAGAGAACGCTTTACCGCAAATTAAAAGAATATAACATCGCCGAATAA
- the miaB gene encoding tRNA (N6-isopentenyl adenosine(37)-C2)-methylthiotransferase MiaB, with product MLDLDTKVHDESRQGEAYAPTAAGTQTYTKKFYIESYGCAMNFNDSEIVASILGEEGYGPTRNAEEASLILVNTCSIREKAEQTVRKRLTEFKKIKEQTPGMLVGVLGCMAERIKAKLLDEEKLVDLVVGPDAYRSLPALIAEAEGGQKSVNVLLSREETYGDISPVRLDQNGVTSFVSIMRGCNNMCAFCVVPFTRGRERSRDAYSIVREAAELFRNGYREVTLLGQNVDSYYWTSPDDSETVTFAMLLERVALIDPLLRVRFSTSHPKDITDEVLFIMQKYENICNYIHLPVQSGSSRILQLMNRTYTREWYIKKVERIRELLPDCGLSTDVIAGFCTETEEDHQQTLSLMEYAHYDLAYMYFYSERPGTLAERRYQDDVPEDVKKRRLAEIVELHRRHSQENMEKEIGKTFKVLVEGFSKRSEDDLFGRNDQNKAIVFPKERYKKGDYVMVKVESCTSGTLIGKAVE from the coding sequence ATGCTAGATCTGGATACCAAAGTGCATGATGAAAGTCGCCAGGGAGAAGCTTATGCTCCCACAGCGGCCGGCACCCAAACATATACTAAAAAATTCTACATTGAGAGCTATGGCTGTGCGATGAACTTCAATGATAGTGAAATTGTAGCCTCCATACTCGGAGAAGAAGGCTATGGTCCTACCCGGAATGCCGAAGAAGCCAGCCTGATACTGGTAAACACCTGTTCCATCCGCGAGAAAGCGGAACAAACAGTGCGTAAACGTCTTACCGAATTCAAAAAAATAAAGGAACAAACGCCGGGAATGCTGGTAGGCGTACTGGGATGTATGGCTGAACGTATCAAAGCCAAACTGCTGGATGAAGAAAAACTGGTAGACCTGGTAGTGGGCCCCGACGCTTACCGCAGCCTGCCTGCCCTGATCGCAGAAGCAGAAGGCGGACAGAAATCCGTGAACGTTTTGCTGAGCCGCGAAGAAACCTATGGAGATATCAGCCCGGTACGACTGGATCAGAACGGAGTTACATCTTTCGTATCCATTATGCGGGGTTGCAATAACATGTGCGCCTTTTGTGTGGTACCATTTACCCGTGGCCGGGAGCGCAGTCGCGACGCCTACTCCATTGTTAGAGAAGCTGCAGAATTGTTCCGGAATGGCTATCGTGAGGTCACCCTGCTGGGTCAGAACGTGGATTCCTACTACTGGACCAGTCCGGATGACAGCGAAACCGTTACGTTCGCGATGCTGCTGGAGAGGGTTGCTCTCATCGATCCATTGCTCCGCGTGCGTTTCAGCACTTCCCATCCGAAAGATATTACGGATGAAGTGTTGTTCATCATGCAGAAATACGAGAATATTTGTAATTATATCCATCTGCCGGTACAAAGCGGCAGCTCCCGTATATTACAGCTGATGAACCGTACTTACACCAGGGAATGGTATATCAAAAAGGTAGAACGCATCCGTGAGCTGTTGCCCGATTGTGGCTTGTCGACCGACGTGATCGCCGGCTTCTGCACAGAAACAGAAGAAGACCACCAGCAAACGCTTAGCCTGATGGAATATGCCCATTACGATCTGGCATATATGTATTTCTACTCTGAACGCCCGGGTACATTGGCGGAGCGTCGTTATCAGGATGATGTACCGGAAGATGTAAAGAAAAGACGGTTAGCTGAAATAGTGGAGCTTCACCGCCGGCATTCTCAGGAAAACATGGAAAAAGAAATAGGTAAAACCTTCAAAGTACTGGTAGAAGGCTTTTCCAAACGCTCAGAAGATGACCTCTTTGGCCGTAACGATCAGAACAAGGCGATAGTGTTCCCTAAGGAGCGCTATAAAAAAGGTGATTATGTAATGGTGAAAGTGGAAAGCTGTACTTCAGGTACGTTGATAGGAAAGGCTGTTGAGTAG
- a CDS encoding (Fe-S)-binding protein, producing the protein MHIKTMAEYAANGETPEVLFWVGCAGSFDQRAQKITRAFATILDKVGIKFAILGKEENCTGDPARRAGNEFIFQMMAQNNIQLLNMYAVKKIVTACPHCFNTLKNEYPALGGHYEVIHHTTFLQSLIDEGKIKMQEGGSFKGKKITYHDSCYLGRANSIYEAPRKVLEVLDAELVEMKRCRSKGLCCGAGGAQMFKEEEKGATRINFERGNEAVATGASVIAANCPFCMTMLTDGVKEAGKEDSVKVLDIAELIAESMK; encoded by the coding sequence ATGCATATTAAGACAATGGCAGAATATGCCGCGAATGGAGAAACCCCGGAAGTACTGTTCTGGGTAGGATGCGCGGGAAGTTTCGATCAGCGTGCCCAGAAGATCACCCGGGCTTTTGCTACCATTCTCGATAAAGTAGGGATCAAATTTGCGATCCTGGGTAAGGAAGAAAACTGTACAGGCGACCCGGCAAGAAGGGCCGGCAATGAATTCATCTTCCAGATGATGGCCCAGAACAATATACAGCTCCTGAATATGTATGCGGTGAAGAAAATTGTTACTGCCTGCCCTCATTGCTTCAATACACTTAAAAATGAATATCCGGCACTCGGCGGCCACTACGAAGTCATACATCATACCACTTTCCTCCAATCCCTCATTGATGAAGGGAAAATAAAAATGCAGGAAGGTGGCTCCTTCAAGGGAAAAAAGATCACTTACCACGACTCCTGTTATCTGGGCCGTGCCAACAGCATATATGAAGCTCCCCGGAAGGTACTCGAGGTGCTGGATGCTGAGCTGGTGGAAATGAAGCGTTGCCGTAGCAAAGGGCTTTGTTGCGGTGCCGGTGGCGCGCAGATGTTTAAGGAAGAAGAGAAAGGCGCCACCCGTATCAATTTCGAGCGTGGAAATGAAGCGGTGGCTACCGGGGCATCTGTGATCGCCGCGAACTGCCCATTCTGTATGACTATGCTCACCGACGGCGTAAAAGAAGCCGGTAAGGAAGATTCAGTCAAGGTACTGGATATCGCAGAGCTGATCGCCGAAAGCATGAAGTAA
- a CDS encoding (Fe-S)-binding protein has translation MHIVQELLFVILFGAAVYLFSRKAGRIRQNILLGRDKDLNDHPDQRWKNVLLLAFGQKKMFRNPLVAVLHFFVYAGFLIINIEILEIILDGILGKHRLFVPVLGDLYPVLISLFEILAVLVITGCAIFLIRRNILKIMRFRSKDLDGWPRSDANYILITEIALMTLFLTMNTADLTLQTRGAAHYLPTGNFWITGMFTPLFNGLSDTTLTALERGCWWLHILGVLAFLNYLPYSKHLHIILAFPNAYYSSLEPKGEMENMPAVQHEVQLMLQPELAANEPATTTMPKFGAKDVTDLTWKNLLDAYSCTECGRCSAACPANITGKRLSPRKIMMDTRDRLEEVGRNISANGSFQDDNKSLLRDYISEEELRACTTCNACVQECPVSISPLDIILQLRRHLVMEESSAPAEWTGMFSNIENNMAPWKFSMDDRDKWTSI, from the coding sequence ATGCATATTGTACAAGAACTGTTATTTGTAATCCTATTTGGAGCCGCCGTCTACCTCTTTTCCCGGAAGGCTGGCAGAATACGGCAAAACATCCTGCTGGGTCGCGATAAAGACCTGAACGACCACCCTGACCAACGTTGGAAAAATGTACTGTTACTCGCATTCGGTCAGAAAAAGATGTTCCGCAACCCACTGGTAGCTGTCCTTCACTTCTTTGTATACGCTGGCTTCCTGATCATTAATATCGAGATACTGGAAATCATACTCGATGGGATACTGGGTAAACATCGTTTATTCGTTCCCGTTTTAGGAGATCTCTATCCTGTGCTGATCAGTCTATTTGAAATACTGGCCGTGCTGGTGATCACCGGTTGTGCCATCTTCCTGATACGCAGGAATATCCTGAAGATCATGCGCTTCAGAAGCAAAGACCTGGATGGCTGGCCGCGTTCTGATGCCAATTATATCCTCATCACGGAGATAGCGCTCATGACCTTGTTCCTGACCATGAATACGGCCGACCTTACGCTACAGACAAGAGGGGCAGCTCATTACCTGCCCACCGGTAATTTCTGGATAACCGGGATGTTCACCCCTTTGTTCAACGGTTTGTCCGACACCACGCTGACCGCGCTGGAACGTGGTTGCTGGTGGCTGCATATCTTAGGTGTACTGGCATTTCTCAACTACCTCCCCTATTCCAAGCACCTGCACATTATCCTGGCATTTCCCAATGCCTACTACTCCAGCCTGGAGCCTAAAGGAGAAATGGAGAATATGCCTGCAGTACAACATGAAGTACAATTGATGCTGCAGCCCGAGCTGGCGGCTAATGAACCGGCAACTACCACTATGCCTAAATTTGGCGCAAAAGACGTTACAGACCTTACCTGGAAAAATCTGCTGGATGCCTATAGCTGTACAGAATGCGGCAGATGCAGTGCGGCCTGCCCGGCTAACATCACCGGCAAGCGGCTTTCGCCCCGCAAAATCATGATGGACACCCGCGACCGCCTCGAAGAAGTAGGACGCAACATCAGCGCTAACGGCAGTTTCCAGGATGATAATAAAAGCTTGTTGCGGGATTATATTTCGGAAGAAGAATTACGCGCATGTACCACCTGCAACGCCTGTGTACAGGAATGCCCGGTTAGCATCAGTCCCCTCGACATTATACTGCAGCTGCGCCGGCACCTGGTTATGGAAGAATCCAGTGCTCCGGCTGAATGGACAGGGATGTTCAGTAACATCGAAAATAATATGGCCCCGTGGAAGTTCAGCATGGACGATCGCGACAAATGGACCAGCATCTGA